The following are from one region of the Microbacterium sp. BK668 genome:
- a CDS encoding MBL fold metallo-hydrolase, which translates to MRLTRIGGPTVLVELGGWRLLIDPTFDEAGRRYSFGLGTSSVKTRGPALPADEVGRPDVILLSHDHHSDNLDDAGRALLPTATHVITTRSGARRLSSPTTRGLRAGESMLLEGPDKEAIRIAATPARHGPSLTRAIVGEVVGFTVRRASRESADLWVTGDSVLTRRLRRFARRTRADVAIINAGGVRFASTGPLEYTMTGRDVVTLIGDLQPRIAVPAHYDGWSHFRDGEEGLRLALDNAPPDVRAKVRWLPDGTPVDVGEPRRRDGRGDQRPVSAPDDASG; encoded by the coding sequence GTGCGCCTCACACGCATCGGAGGCCCCACCGTCCTTGTCGAACTGGGAGGCTGGCGCCTCCTGATCGACCCGACCTTCGATGAGGCCGGCCGGCGGTACTCGTTCGGGCTCGGCACCTCGAGCGTCAAGACCAGGGGGCCCGCCCTGCCCGCGGACGAGGTCGGGCGGCCCGACGTGATCCTTCTCAGTCACGATCACCACTCCGACAACCTGGACGACGCGGGCCGCGCTCTCCTGCCGACGGCGACGCACGTCATCACGACGCGCAGCGGCGCACGTCGGCTGTCGTCGCCCACGACGCGCGGGCTGCGGGCTGGGGAGTCGATGCTGCTGGAGGGACCGGACAAGGAGGCGATCCGGATCGCCGCGACGCCCGCCCGGCACGGGCCCTCGCTGACCCGGGCGATCGTCGGGGAGGTCGTCGGCTTCACCGTCCGGCGGGCGTCGCGCGAGAGCGCCGACCTCTGGGTCACCGGTGACAGCGTCCTCACCCGGAGGCTTCGTCGCTTCGCTCGTCGGACACGCGCCGATGTCGCGATCATCAATGCGGGAGGGGTCCGGTTCGCCTCGACCGGACCGCTCGAGTACACCATGACGGGCCGCGACGTCGTCACGCTGATCGGCGATCTGCAGCCGCGGATCGCCGTCCCGGCGCACTACGACGGCTGGTCGCACTTCCGCGATGGCGAAGAGGGACTGCGCCTCGCCCTGGACAACGCCCCGCCCGATGTCCGCGCGAAGGTCCGCTGGCTGCCGGACGGGACGCCGGTCGACGTCGGTGAGCCGCGGCGCCGCGACGGGCGGGGGGACCAACGGCCCGTCAGCGCGCCGGACGACGCGTCAGGCTGA
- a CDS encoding MFS transporter — MTAAAPLPTARRIQGTYYVLVLGNTLAASFIWGVNTLFLLDAGLSNFEAFAANALFTVGMLVFEIPTGVVADTVGRRASYLIGTITLAVSTAMYWMLWLWQSPFWAWAIVSVLLGLGFTFFSGAIDAWLVDALHAVGYKGSLETVFGRSQIFSGSAMLAGSVLGGVVAQLSNLGAPFLVRVALLLAMFVVAAVLMRDIGFTPDRSEGPIAATRTVFRASIRYGLGKPAVRWLMLASPFTAGVGIYVFYALQPHLLQLWGDEQAYTIAGLAAALLSGASIVGGLLAPWVRRLFRRRTSAILLATVTGALVLVIFGFVENFWIAIVLVALWGIASAIDDPVHRAYLNAMIPSKQRATVLSFDSLMGSAGGVVVQPVLGRVADVSGYAVSLFWSGIITAAAVPFVLLSRAAGSSADLGTTVDEEREDAEAGA, encoded by the coding sequence ATGACCGCAGCGGCACCGCTTCCCACGGCACGCCGGATCCAGGGCACGTATTACGTGCTCGTGCTCGGGAACACGCTGGCCGCATCGTTCATCTGGGGCGTCAACACCCTCTTCCTCCTCGACGCCGGGCTGTCGAACTTCGAGGCGTTCGCGGCGAACGCGCTCTTCACGGTCGGGATGCTGGTGTTCGAGATCCCGACGGGGGTCGTCGCCGACACGGTGGGGCGGCGCGCGTCCTATCTCATCGGCACGATCACGCTGGCGGTGTCGACGGCGATGTACTGGATGCTGTGGCTCTGGCAGTCCCCCTTCTGGGCCTGGGCGATCGTCTCGGTGCTCCTGGGCCTCGGGTTCACGTTCTTCTCCGGGGCCATCGACGCGTGGCTCGTCGACGCGCTGCATGCGGTCGGCTACAAGGGCAGCCTCGAGACGGTGTTCGGTCGCTCGCAGATCTTCAGCGGCAGCGCGATGCTCGCGGGGTCGGTCCTCGGCGGCGTCGTGGCGCAGCTGAGCAACCTCGGGGCCCCCTTCCTCGTCCGGGTCGCCCTGCTGCTGGCGATGTTCGTCGTGGCCGCTGTGCTGATGCGCGACATCGGCTTCACGCCGGACCGGAGCGAGGGCCCGATCGCCGCCACCCGCACGGTGTTCCGGGCATCCATCCGCTACGGCCTGGGCAAGCCCGCCGTCCGCTGGCTCATGCTCGCCAGCCCCTTCACCGCCGGCGTCGGCATCTACGTCTTCTACGCCCTTCAGCCGCACCTGCTGCAGCTCTGGGGCGACGAGCAGGCGTACACCATCGCAGGCCTTGCAGCGGCCCTGCTCTCCGGCGCATCGATCGTCGGCGGCCTCCTCGCCCCCTGGGTCCGCAGGCTGTTCCGGCGCCGGACGTCGGCCATCCTCCTCGCCACGGTCACGGGCGCACTCGTGCTCGTGATTTTCGGGTTCGTCGAGAACTTCTGGATCGCGATCGTCCTCGTCGCCCTGTGGGGCATCGCGTCGGCGATCGACGACCCGGTGCACCGTGCCTACCTCAACGCGATGATCCCGTCGAAGCAGCGCGCGACGGTGCTCTCGTTCGACTCGCTCATGGGCTCCGCGGGCGGCGTCGTGGTCCAGCCCGTGCTCGGCCGGGTGGCCGACGTCAGCGGCTACGCCGTCTCGCTCTTCTGGAGCGGCATCATCACGGCGGCCGCCGTGCCCTTCGTGCTCCTCAGCCGCGCCGCGGGGTCGTCGGCCGATCTCGGGACGACCGTCGACGAGGAGCGGGAGGATGCCGAGGCCGGCGCCTGA
- a CDS encoding LuxR family transcriptional regulator, which translates to MEHVVLPHRRPADPPDFRAACARRYSDSIDGGWRLLGRAAESERLRALLTGVRNRSGGALLVAGEPGIGKTSLVEAALHDHAHALRVLAVQGVEVESGIAFGALQRLGGPLIEFVSGLPPAQRAALRIAAGVDEGPPPQPPLVGLGFLSLLARAGADRATVCVIDDAQYVDAESLFVLGFVARRLSAERVGLLVAARTDEGVEAALAGVPRMELGGLDTEAGSALLQSGVRGLVDPTVAAEYVRYTAGNPLALRELATELSADELTSTAIAHSPVPIGGRLEMIYSHRMSELSAPSRLWLLVAAAESSGDPAAVEASARALGVPPGASAAAERIDFVAVRETVRFRHPLIRSAVYGAATDADRRRVHQALGDHALSRGQLDIAAHHAAAAVRGPDAAVAAQLGAAADAAGARGGMLSRAHLLARAAELSPDSAAGSERSVAAAESALSAGAARLALQLLARAEESALDDIGQARRLIVEAMAGLFLSEPEGLRAGMAKLIAAADLVGDEAPELRMQALLLALNSATVTEEQAVGATVRELGLRMRAASDGEDITAVVLRAASSFILDDYAAAAPVLRRAVEALRAESGSSLTSLAFFVTVPCVALWDWDAAADLLRRSAETGRATGALRDVDACLWILSAVELSRVHPKAAADHLAQSAELRRALGFGDEQAVNAAMLAWEGTPSAVVEQIAHAVHEAGWGGISRMAAGAIAINEIAAGSYESAFERLTPLVRRPFLQASFHHLPEYVEAAVRSGNRAAAQWALAQIESYADASGSAVARGLFLRSLALLSDDADAEEHFLAAIERFPDSHLGDRARARLLYGEWLRRVRRRADAHAQLSLAFRAFSTVGASTFAERARREILAAGGSVSSHSTPMDPLTSQERQVALLAARGATNAEIAATMFISPNTVDYHLRKVFRKLEISSRRQLSDRFGDG; encoded by the coding sequence GTGGAGCACGTAGTCCTTCCGCACCGTCGGCCGGCCGATCCCCCGGACTTCCGGGCGGCGTGCGCGCGCCGCTACTCTGACTCCATCGACGGGGGATGGCGCCTGCTGGGACGCGCGGCCGAGTCGGAGAGACTCCGCGCGCTGCTGACGGGCGTCCGGAACCGGTCCGGCGGCGCCCTGCTCGTCGCGGGGGAACCGGGCATCGGGAAGACGTCGCTGGTGGAGGCGGCGCTCCACGATCACGCGCACGCCCTGCGGGTGCTTGCCGTCCAGGGGGTCGAAGTGGAGTCCGGCATCGCCTTCGGCGCCCTCCAGCGTCTCGGCGGCCCGCTCATCGAGTTCGTGTCCGGCCTCCCGCCGGCTCAGCGCGCGGCACTGCGGATAGCGGCCGGAGTGGACGAGGGGCCGCCACCGCAGCCACCGCTCGTCGGTCTGGGCTTCCTCTCGCTCCTGGCACGAGCAGGTGCGGATCGGGCGACCGTGTGCGTCATCGACGACGCTCAGTACGTGGATGCCGAGTCCCTCTTCGTCCTCGGTTTCGTCGCCCGTCGCCTCTCCGCCGAGCGCGTCGGCCTGCTGGTGGCGGCGCGAACCGACGAAGGGGTGGAGGCGGCTCTGGCGGGAGTGCCGCGGATGGAGCTCGGCGGGCTGGACACGGAAGCCGGGTCGGCGCTGCTGCAGAGCGGCGTGCGTGGCCTCGTGGATCCGACCGTGGCAGCAGAATACGTCCGGTACACCGCGGGCAACCCGCTCGCACTGCGGGAGCTCGCGACCGAGCTCTCGGCCGATGAGCTGACGTCCACCGCGATCGCGCACTCACCGGTGCCCATCGGGGGTCGGCTGGAGATGATCTACAGCCACCGGATGTCCGAGCTGTCCGCGCCGAGCAGACTGTGGCTGCTCGTCGCCGCGGCGGAGTCCAGCGGCGACCCGGCCGCCGTCGAAGCGTCGGCTCGCGCGCTCGGGGTGCCGCCCGGCGCCTCGGCGGCCGCCGAGCGCATCGACTTCGTCGCGGTCCGCGAGACGGTCCGGTTCCGGCATCCCCTCATCCGGTCTGCGGTCTACGGCGCTGCCACCGACGCGGATCGACGACGCGTGCATCAGGCCCTCGGAGACCATGCCCTGAGCCGGGGACAGCTCGACATCGCCGCCCATCACGCCGCGGCGGCGGTGCGCGGGCCGGACGCCGCCGTGGCCGCTCAGCTCGGCGCGGCCGCTGACGCCGCAGGCGCGCGGGGAGGCATGCTCTCGCGAGCGCACCTCCTCGCCCGTGCGGCAGAGCTCTCGCCCGACTCCGCCGCAGGCAGCGAACGATCTGTGGCTGCGGCGGAGTCGGCGCTGAGTGCCGGAGCCGCCCGGCTGGCTCTGCAGCTCCTCGCGCGCGCGGAGGAGAGCGCGCTGGACGACATCGGGCAGGCGCGCCGATTGATCGTCGAGGCGATGGCCGGACTGTTCCTGTCCGAGCCGGAAGGGCTGCGCGCGGGGATGGCGAAGCTCATCGCCGCGGCCGACCTCGTGGGTGACGAGGCACCCGAGCTCCGCATGCAGGCGCTGCTGCTCGCGCTGAACTCCGCCACCGTGACAGAGGAGCAGGCGGTGGGGGCGACGGTCCGCGAGCTCGGTCTCCGGATGCGGGCCGCCTCCGACGGCGAGGACATCACGGCTGTCGTCCTGCGAGCCGCCAGCTCGTTCATCCTCGATGACTACGCCGCTGCCGCGCCGGTGCTTCGCCGTGCCGTCGAGGCATTGCGGGCGGAGTCGGGTTCGAGCCTCACGTCGCTCGCGTTCTTCGTCACGGTCCCCTGCGTCGCCTTGTGGGACTGGGATGCCGCAGCGGACCTCCTTCGACGATCCGCGGAGACCGGGCGGGCGACGGGGGCGCTCCGGGATGTCGACGCGTGCCTCTGGATCCTCAGCGCCGTCGAACTGAGCAGGGTGCATCCGAAGGCGGCCGCCGATCACCTCGCCCAGTCCGCCGAGCTCCGGCGTGCGCTCGGATTCGGTGACGAGCAGGCGGTCAACGCGGCGATGCTGGCGTGGGAGGGCACGCCGTCGGCGGTCGTCGAGCAGATCGCCCACGCCGTTCACGAGGCGGGCTGGGGCGGAATCTCGCGCATGGCGGCCGGCGCGATCGCGATCAACGAGATCGCAGCCGGTTCGTACGAATCCGCGTTCGAGAGGCTGACCCCGCTCGTGCGGCGCCCGTTCCTGCAGGCGAGCTTCCATCACCTCCCCGAATACGTCGAGGCCGCGGTACGCAGCGGCAACCGCGCCGCTGCGCAGTGGGCGCTCGCGCAGATCGAGTCGTACGCCGATGCCAGCGGATCGGCCGTGGCGCGAGGACTGTTCCTGAGGTCACTCGCCCTCCTCTCCGACGACGCGGATGCCGAGGAGCACTTCCTGGCGGCGATCGAGCGGTTTCCGGACAGCCATCTCGGCGACCGAGCACGCGCGCGGCTCCTCTATGGCGAGTGGCTCCGCCGCGTGCGGCGGCGAGCCGACGCTCACGCGCAGCTCTCCCTCGCGTTCCGTGCCTTCTCTACCGTCGGGGCATCCACGTTCGCCGAGCGCGCGCGGCGGGAGATCCTCGCCGCGGGAGGTTCGGTCAGCAGCCATTCGACGCCCATGGATCCTCTGACGAGCCAGGAGAGGCAGGTGGCGCTGCTCGCGGCGCGAGGTGCCACCAACGCGGAGATCGCGGCCACCATGTTCATCAGCCCGAACACGGTCGACTACCACTTGCGCAAGGTCTTCCGGAAACTGGAGATCAGCTCGCGACGGCAGCTGAGCGACCGGTTCGGCGACGGTTGA
- a CDS encoding superoxide dismutase gives MSGRIVARSLTTIALAGLLAVSTATAAGAAGSPPGGGSVEDLIALPDGFQPEGITIDPRGVAYLGSLADGDIYAADLRTGDGRIISEGPGIPAAGLKVDRQGRLFISGGPTGIARVVDSATGDELASYQLAPAGAFINDVVLTRDGAWFTNSTAPELYFLPISPSGELPDPSEVVKLPITGEWQQQGVFNANGIAETTDGKALLVIQSSTGTLFRIDPATGVATAVDLGGTSLQFGDGLLVLGRTLYVVQNRLNQIAVIRLDAQGTSGSLVDVLTDEDFDVPTTVAAYGSSLFLPNARFGTPPTPDTEYDVVRVGR, from the coding sequence ATGTCTGGTCGAATCGTCGCTCGTTCTCTGACCACCATCGCGCTGGCCGGGCTGCTGGCCGTCTCGACGGCGACGGCGGCCGGGGCCGCCGGCTCGCCTCCGGGCGGCGGGTCTGTCGAAGACCTGATAGCGCTGCCCGACGGCTTCCAGCCCGAGGGGATCACGATCGATCCCCGCGGAGTCGCGTACCTCGGGTCGCTCGCCGACGGCGACATCTACGCCGCCGACCTCCGTACCGGCGACGGCCGGATCATCAGCGAGGGTCCCGGCATCCCCGCCGCCGGACTCAAAGTCGATCGCCAGGGCCGGCTGTTCATCTCCGGCGGGCCGACGGGCATCGCCCGCGTGGTCGACTCGGCGACGGGCGACGAGCTCGCCAGCTATCAGCTGGCGCCCGCCGGTGCGTTCATCAACGACGTCGTGCTGACGCGCGACGGCGCATGGTTCACCAACAGCACGGCCCCAGAGCTGTACTTCCTGCCCATCAGCCCGTCGGGTGAGCTTCCCGATCCCTCCGAGGTCGTGAAGCTGCCGATCACGGGGGAGTGGCAGCAGCAGGGGGTGTTCAACGCGAACGGCATCGCCGAGACGACCGACGGCAAGGCCCTTCTCGTCATCCAGTCGTCCACCGGCACCCTCTTCCGCATCGACCCGGCCACGGGAGTGGCGACCGCCGTGGATCTGGGCGGCACCTCGCTGCAGTTCGGCGACGGACTCCTCGTCCTCGGCAGGACGCTCTACGTCGTGCAGAACCGCCTCAACCAGATCGCGGTCATCCGCCTCGACGCGCAGGGGACCAGCGGCTCGCTCGTCGACGTCCTGACCGACGAGGACTTCGACGTTCCCACGACCGTCGCCGCGTACGGCTCGAGCCTGTTCCTCCCGAATGCGCGCTTCGGCACGCCACCCACGCCCGACACCGAATACGACGTCGTTCGCGTGGGTCGGTGA
- a CDS encoding TOMM precursor leader peptide-binding protein → MMRLDGGVATVVRERMLPALTVAPDRHSLLRSLSDLPSREISRLLDRLIDSGMITESGTAEEPGWLNLLTTHADTREALGRRLDEVDLLVIGDEGETAGLRELQAQARIRVQRMSPQDALADDLTAAVVDRDLVICLVDPGWAALRARLNRACLDAGTPALFVSLEGSFGYVGPLVLPGEGPCYMCWRMRALACADDFEVAMAREEALDRAHASLGRPLLPGLREAAWAIVLRETLALTTSAMSPKLPGSVMVLDQLNGTTAMHPVIPRPDCPACRKKAPTPTDDTDESAGETDFTAIEARTVSDLCGLIRYLDVVPKPVEEPRQPFIVRAQLANVLFGQGEDAFITCSGKGLTVDAARNGAIGEALERYASLTWSPDRVVRARRAEVAQPTLDPEDLVLHRRADAERLGYAPYGPDTVLDWVPARSLVTGAEVWVPFQAATLTGSRWPRHELLFAPTSNGFAAGPTVPFAAERALLEVIERDAFCIAWAHRLATRPYDAATIPDADASAIAELYRRRGVDIEVHLLPTDGAAYVAMAVGWCDDSEPAAVVGLGSAQDPLSAARSAVLEVGQVRPALRARLQDPATRSRRAQLVADPALVSDLEDHDLLYSDPATAARGLAHLRTADPAPWEDLPPRGAGLADLVASVAAASGDVLVIDVTPADVAALGVRVVRGILPGFQPIDFGADRTRTGHPRLFAAPHRWGLRERVAEAGDLNPDPHPLA, encoded by the coding sequence ATGATGCGTCTCGACGGGGGCGTCGCGACGGTGGTGCGGGAGCGGATGCTTCCCGCGCTCACCGTCGCTCCCGACCGGCATTCCCTCCTGAGGTCGCTCTCGGATCTGCCCTCGAGGGAGATCTCGCGCCTGCTCGACCGGCTCATCGACTCCGGGATGATCACGGAGAGCGGCACGGCTGAGGAGCCGGGCTGGCTGAATCTGCTCACGACGCACGCCGACACGCGCGAGGCTCTCGGTCGTCGGCTCGACGAGGTCGATCTGCTGGTGATCGGCGACGAGGGCGAGACCGCCGGTCTGCGGGAGCTCCAAGCCCAGGCGAGGATCCGCGTTCAGCGTATGTCGCCGCAAGACGCTCTCGCGGACGACCTGACAGCGGCGGTCGTCGACCGCGACCTGGTGATCTGCCTCGTGGACCCCGGCTGGGCCGCCCTGCGAGCCCGTCTCAACCGAGCCTGCCTGGACGCCGGGACGCCGGCCCTCTTCGTCTCGCTGGAGGGGTCGTTCGGATACGTCGGCCCTCTCGTCCTCCCGGGCGAGGGGCCCTGCTACATGTGCTGGCGGATGCGGGCGCTGGCGTGCGCCGACGACTTCGAGGTCGCGATGGCGCGCGAGGAGGCGCTCGACCGTGCACACGCGAGCCTGGGCCGACCACTGCTCCCCGGTCTCAGGGAGGCCGCATGGGCGATCGTCCTCCGGGAGACCCTCGCTCTCACGACCTCCGCCATGTCGCCGAAGCTGCCGGGCTCGGTGATGGTTCTGGACCAGCTGAACGGGACGACGGCGATGCACCCCGTCATCCCGCGCCCGGACTGCCCGGCCTGCCGAAAAAAAGCACCCACGCCGACGGATGACACCGACGAGTCCGCTGGCGAAACGGATTTCACCGCGATCGAAGCGCGCACGGTCAGCGACCTCTGCGGGCTCATCCGCTACCTCGACGTCGTTCCCAAACCCGTCGAAGAGCCGCGCCAGCCCTTCATCGTGCGCGCACAGCTCGCCAACGTGCTCTTCGGTCAGGGCGAAGACGCGTTCATCACGTGCTCGGGCAAGGGCCTCACAGTGGATGCCGCACGCAACGGTGCCATCGGGGAGGCGCTCGAGCGCTACGCTTCGCTGACCTGGTCGCCGGACCGGGTCGTCCGGGCCCGGCGGGCCGAGGTCGCCCAGCCGACTCTGGACCCGGAAGACCTCGTCCTGCATCGCCGGGCCGACGCGGAGCGCCTCGGATACGCACCCTACGGGCCGGACACCGTTCTGGACTGGGTGCCGGCGCGCTCGCTCGTGACCGGTGCGGAGGTATGGGTGCCGTTCCAGGCGGCGACGCTGACCGGCAGCCGGTGGCCGAGGCACGAGCTCCTGTTCGCGCCCACCTCGAACGGCTTCGCCGCCGGGCCCACGGTTCCCTTCGCCGCCGAGCGCGCGCTCCTGGAGGTGATCGAGCGGGATGCCTTCTGCATCGCGTGGGCGCACCGTCTGGCGACACGACCGTACGATGCCGCGACCATCCCCGACGCGGACGCCTCCGCCATCGCCGAGCTCTACCGCCGTCGCGGCGTCGACATCGAGGTTCATCTCCTGCCCACCGACGGGGCGGCGTACGTCGCGATGGCCGTCGGGTGGTGCGACGACTCCGAGCCGGCGGCGGTCGTGGGCCTCGGCAGCGCGCAGGATCCCCTCTCGGCCGCCCGCTCGGCCGTGCTGGAGGTCGGACAGGTTCGGCCGGCCCTGCGGGCACGATTGCAGGATCCGGCGACCCGCAGCCGGCGGGCGCAGCTCGTCGCCGACCCCGCGCTCGTCTCCGATCTCGAAGACCACGACCTCCTGTACTCCGACCCGGCGACGGCCGCGCGCGGGCTCGCGCATCTGCGCACCGCGGACCCCGCGCCCTGGGAAGACCTCCCGCCGCGCGGGGCGGGGCTGGCCGACCTGGTGGCATCCGTCGCGGCCGCCTCGGGAGACGTGCTGGTGATCGATGTCACGCCCGCCGATGTGGCCGCGCTCGGTGTGCGCGTCGTGCGCGGCATCCTCCCCGGATTCCAGCCGATCGATTTCGGCGCGGACCGCACCCGGACAGGCCATCCCCGCCTGTTCGCCGCTCCACACCGCTGGGGGCTGCGTGAGCGGGTCGCCGAGGCCGGTGACCTCAACCCGGACCCGCATCCTCTCGCCTGA
- a CDS encoding alpha/beta hydrolase produces MPYVTTDDGAEIFYKDWGGDEAPVLLSHGWPLNSDAWEATALFLAERGHRAVAHDRRGHGKSTQTWNGNEMDTYADDLACLIDHLDLQNLTLIGHSTGGGEVLHYLARHGSTRVARLVLVSAVPPLMVRREDNPGGLPIDVFDGIRAGEAAGRSQLYRDLADGPFFGNNRTGEVPQGTRDAFWLQGLASGTRNAYECIAAFSETDFRPDLEKVDVPTLVIHGDDDQIVPFEISGKLSAAGIRDAELLVYEGAAHGLPDTERDRLHRDILRFIQS; encoded by the coding sequence ATGCCCTATGTGACGACAGACGACGGCGCGGAGATCTTCTACAAGGACTGGGGTGGCGATGAGGCGCCCGTCCTTCTGAGCCACGGCTGGCCGCTCAACTCCGACGCGTGGGAGGCGACCGCGCTGTTCCTCGCCGAGCGGGGTCACCGCGCCGTCGCGCACGACCGACGCGGCCACGGCAAGTCGACCCAGACGTGGAACGGCAACGAGATGGATACCTACGCCGACGACCTCGCCTGCCTCATCGACCACCTCGATCTGCAGAATCTGACCCTCATCGGCCATTCGACCGGAGGCGGGGAGGTGCTGCACTACCTGGCCCGGCACGGCTCGACGCGGGTCGCCCGGCTCGTCCTCGTATCCGCCGTTCCGCCGCTCATGGTGCGACGGGAGGACAACCCCGGGGGTCTTCCGATCGACGTCTTCGACGGCATCCGCGCGGGCGAGGCCGCCGGCCGCTCCCAGCTGTACCGGGATCTCGCCGACGGACCTTTCTTCGGCAACAACCGCACCGGCGAGGTCCCTCAGGGCACGCGCGACGCCTTCTGGCTCCAAGGACTGGCGTCGGGCACCCGGAACGCCTACGAGTGCATCGCCGCCTTCTCCGAGACGGACTTCAGGCCCGACCTCGAGAAGGTCGATGTGCCGACCCTCGTGATCCACGGCGACGACGATCAGATCGTCCCGTTCGAGATCAGCGGCAAGCTCTCGGCCGCGGGGATCCGGGATGCCGAGCTCCTCGTCTACGAGGGCGCAGCGCACGGGCTGCCCGACACCGAGCGCGATCGGCTGCACCGCGACATCCTCCGCTTCATCCAGTCCTGA
- a CDS encoding SagB/ThcOx family dehydrogenase, with product MLDFLFARDAPSAWTYHRSTARWLFNAAGGGESPPFVPGREDGSLPWVALPPPRPLELSLGAALAARVSCRRFRIDPLSTDALSTLLGAAYGVRAQDDAPLLDRPAPSGGGLYPLELTVLVRSVDQLASGVYHYVPARHGLELVRAVDLPPAFVSYLFMGQPWVPEAAVLGVISFVPDRSLPKYGDRGYRYALLEAGHVMQSLNLAAAALNLGCVDLGGFYDDELAALSGMDVEHEVPLYCCAIGIPDAEPRDRSAMRALDRGTTP from the coding sequence ATGCTCGACTTCCTCTTCGCCCGCGACGCCCCCTCCGCCTGGACCTATCACCGCAGCACGGCACGATGGCTGTTCAACGCGGCCGGCGGCGGGGAGTCCCCGCCCTTCGTCCCCGGACGCGAGGACGGCTCCCTCCCCTGGGTCGCATTGCCGCCTCCTCGCCCGCTCGAGCTGTCGCTGGGGGCGGCGCTCGCGGCGCGGGTGTCCTGTCGACGCTTCCGCATCGACCCTCTGTCCACGGACGCGCTCAGCACGCTGCTGGGCGCGGCCTACGGGGTCCGGGCGCAGGACGACGCGCCTCTGCTGGATCGCCCCGCGCCGTCCGGAGGGGGCCTCTACCCGCTCGAACTGACGGTACTCGTCCGCTCGGTCGACCAGCTCGCGTCGGGGGTATACCACTACGTTCCCGCGCGGCACGGCCTCGAGCTCGTGCGCGCCGTCGACCTCCCGCCCGCCTTCGTGAGCTACCTCTTCATGGGCCAGCCCTGGGTGCCCGAAGCCGCCGTGCTCGGCGTGATCAGCTTCGTTCCCGACCGGAGCCTGCCGAAGTACGGCGACAGGGGATATCGGTACGCCCTTCTCGAGGCCGGGCACGTCATGCAGTCGCTGAATCTGGCGGCGGCGGCGCTGAACCTCGGCTGCGTCGATCTCGGCGGTTTCTACGACGATGAGCTGGCGGCGCTTTCCGGCATGGATGTCGAGCATGAAGTGCCGCTGTACTGCTGCGCGATCGGCATTCCGGACGCCGAACCCCGCGATCGCTCGGCCATGCGCGCGCTCGATCGCGGCACCACTCCCTGA
- a CDS encoding alpha/beta hydrolase has translation MSTDPAPDTIVLVHGLWVTPRSWEHWKTHYEAKGFTVVTPPYPGFEIEVEALRENPDLIAKLTVPETVEHLAGVIEALPARPIIMGHSFGGTLTQLLLARGLGAAGVAINSAPTEGVRVTPLSQARSLFPALKNPANIHRAVGFTKDEWHYAFANALTREESDAAWDRYAIPAPGNWVWAYGLLANFQPGHQETWVDYSADRAPLLFVGGGVDHIMPPAVNKSNAKHWAKSPALTEYHEFEGRGHWTCGEPGWEAVADYALEWALAHARRTTAPTDA, from the coding sequence ATGAGCACAGACCCCGCGCCCGACACCATCGTCCTCGTCCACGGCCTCTGGGTGACACCTCGAAGCTGGGAGCACTGGAAGACGCACTACGAAGCGAAGGGCTTCACCGTCGTCACTCCGCCCTACCCCGGGTTCGAGATCGAGGTCGAGGCGCTCCGCGAGAATCCCGATCTCATCGCGAAGCTGACCGTTCCCGAAACCGTCGAGCACCTCGCGGGCGTCATCGAGGCGCTCCCGGCACGCCCGATCATCATGGGTCACTCTTTCGGCGGGACCCTCACCCAGCTCCTTCTCGCGCGGGGACTCGGGGCCGCAGGGGTGGCGATCAACTCGGCGCCGACGGAGGGGGTCCGCGTCACACCGCTGTCTCAGGCGCGCTCGCTGTTCCCCGCCCTGAAGAACCCCGCGAACATCCACCGCGCTGTCGGCTTCACGAAGGACGAGTGGCACTACGCCTTCGCCAACGCGCTCACCCGCGAGGAATCGGATGCCGCATGGGACCGCTACGCGATCCCCGCCCCCGGCAACTGGGTCTGGGCGTACGGGTTGCTCGCGAACTTCCAGCCCGGTCATCAGGAGACGTGGGTGGACTACTCCGCCGACCGCGCTCCGCTGCTGTTCGTCGGGGGCGGTGTCGACCACATCATGCCGCCCGCCGTCAACAAGTCGAACGCGAAGCACTGGGCGAAATCGCCCGCGCTCACCGAGTACCACGAGTTCGAGGGCAGGGGTCATTGGACCTGCGGCGAGCCCGGGTGGGAGGCGGTCGCCGACTATGCCCTGGAGTGGGCGCTGGCGCACGCTCGTCGCACGACGGCGCCCACCGACGCCTAG